In Tachysurus vachellii isolate PV-2020 chromosome 1, HZAU_Pvac_v1, whole genome shotgun sequence, a genomic segment contains:
- the wls gene encoding protein wntless homolog isoform X2 — translation MAGAIIENMSTKKLVIVGVVLLLFQAFAFMVGGLIAPSPTTAVHYLATKCVDNQKGHNQGRKWFMPWGPNQCDKIRDFDEAMAKRIEANNIVFSVHIPLPNKEMSPWFQFMLVILQFDIAFKMYNQIEDGAMATIDVSLAYRDDTVSEWTEMAQSLEQRKLSCNFTTAKIIENEGRYYECDLLPFMEVGTVSHKYYLVNVRLPVNERKKVNVGIGEIKDIRLVGIHQNGGFTKVWFAMKTFLTPSILIIMIWYWRRITLMTRPPVLLEKVIFALGISMTFINIPVEWFSIGFDWTWMLLFGDIRQGIFYAMLLSFWIIFCGEHLMDQTERNRFSMYWKQVGPIVFGSFCLFIFDMCERGVQLTNPFYSIWASDVGTELAMAFIIVAGICACLYFLFLCFMVFQVFRNISGKRSSLPAMTKARRLHYEFLMLVTLACAAMTVIFFIISQVNEGHWHWGDYTVQINSAFFTGIYGMWNLYVFALMFLYAPSHKRYGEEQSSGDQGGNSGEDIQLTTTITHADGPTEVYRMMGKESQE, via the exons ATGGCCGGAGCGATCATCGAGAACATGAGCACCAAAAAGTTGGTGATTGTTGGAGTTGTTCTGCTTCTCTTCCAGGCTTTTGCCTTCATGGTCGGAGGGCTGATCG CCCCTAGTCCCACCACCGCCGTCCACTACCTGGCCACTAAGTGTGTGGACAACCAGAAGGGACACAATCAGGGCCGGAAGTGGTTCATGCCCTGGGGCCCGAACCAGTGCGACAAGATTCGAGACTTTGACGAGGCCATGGCCAAGAGGATCGAGGCCAACAACATCGTCTTCTCCGTCCACATCCCTCTGCCCAATAAAGAGATGAGTCCCTGGTTCCAGTTCATGCTCGTCATCCTGCAGTTCGACATCGCTTTCAAAATGTACAACCAGATCG aggacgGAGCCATGGCCACTATAGATGTCAGCCTGGCCTACAGAGACGACACGGTGAGCGAGTGGACAGAGATGGCTCAATCTCTGGAGCAACGCAAACTAAGCTGTAACTTCACTACAGCTAAg ATCATAGAGAACGAGGGTCGCTACTACGAATGTGACCTCTTGCCTTTCATGGAGGTCGGCACTGTGTCCCATAAATACTACCTGGTGAACGTCAGGTTACCGGTGAACGAACGTAAGAAGGTGAACGTGGGAATAGGCGAGATCAAAGACATCCGCCTGGTG ggaATCCATCAAAATGGTGGCTTCACTAAGGTCTGGTTTGCCATGAAGACCTTCCTCACTCCCAGCATCCTCATCATCATGATCTGGTACTGGCGGAGGATCACCTTGATGACCAGACCGCCCGTCCTGCTGGAGAA GGTGATCTTTGCACTGGGGATCTCTATGACCTTCATCAACATACCAGTGGAGTGGTTCTCCATCGGATTCGACTGGACGTGGATGCTGCTGTTCGGAGACATTCGTCAAGGAATCTTCTACGCCATGCTCCTCTCCTTCTGGATTATCTTCTGTGGAGAACATCTCATG GACCAGACGGAGAGGAATCGCTTCTCCATGTACTGGAAGCAGGTGGGACCCATCGTCTTTGGCTCCTTCTGCCTCTTCATCTTCGATATGTGTGAGAG aggagTGCAACTGACCAACCCATTCTACAGCATCTGGGCTTCAGATGTTGGCACCGAACTGGCC ATGGCATTCATCATCGTGGCTGGAATATGCGCCTGcctctacttcctgttcctgtgCTTCATGGTGTTCCAGGTGTTCAGAAACATCAGCGGTAAAAGATCGTCTCTGCCGGCGATGACCAAAGCTCGCCGTCTGCATTACGAG TTCCTGATGTTGGTCACTCTGGCGTGTGCGGCCATGACcgtcatcttcttcatcatcagtcAG gtgaacGAGGGACACTGGCACTGGGGAGATTACACGGTTCAGATAAACAGCGCGTTCTTCACCGGGATTTACGGCATGTGGAACCTGTACGTGTTCGCCCTCATGTTCCTGTATGCGCCGTCACACAAACGCTACGGAGAAGAACAGTCCAGCG GAGATCAGGGAGGGAACAGTGGAGAGGACATCCAgctcaccaccaccatcacccaTGCTGACGGACCCACTGAGGTGTACAGAATGATGGGAAAGGAGTCGCAGGAATAG
- the wls gene encoding protein wntless homolog isoform X1, whose amino-acid sequence MAGAIIENMSTKKLVIVGVVLLLFQAFAFMVGGLIAPSPTTAVHYLATKCVDNQKGHNQGRKWFMPWGPNQCDKIRDFDEAMAKRIEANNIVFSVHIPLPNKEMSPWFQFMLVILQFDIAFKMYNQIEDGAMATIDVSLAYRDDTVSEWTEMAQSLEQRKLSCNFTTAKIIENEGRYYECDLLPFMEVGTVSHKYYLVNVRLPVNERKKVNVGIGEIKDIRLVGIHQNGGFTKVWFAMKTFLTPSILIIMIWYWRRITLMTRPPVLLEKVIFALGISMTFINIPVEWFSIGFDWTWMLLFGDIRQGIFYAMLLSFWIIFCGEHLMDQTERNRFSMYWKQVGPIVFGSFCLFIFDMCERGVQLTNPFYSIWASDVGTELAMAFIIVAGICACLYFLFLCFMVFQVFRNISGKRSSLPAMTKARRLHYEGLIFRFKFLMLVTLACAAMTVIFFIISQVNEGHWHWGDYTVQINSAFFTGIYGMWNLYVFALMFLYAPSHKRYGEEQSSGDQGGNSGEDIQLTTTITHADGPTEVYRMMGKESQE is encoded by the exons ATGGCCGGAGCGATCATCGAGAACATGAGCACCAAAAAGTTGGTGATTGTTGGAGTTGTTCTGCTTCTCTTCCAGGCTTTTGCCTTCATGGTCGGAGGGCTGATCG CCCCTAGTCCCACCACCGCCGTCCACTACCTGGCCACTAAGTGTGTGGACAACCAGAAGGGACACAATCAGGGCCGGAAGTGGTTCATGCCCTGGGGCCCGAACCAGTGCGACAAGATTCGAGACTTTGACGAGGCCATGGCCAAGAGGATCGAGGCCAACAACATCGTCTTCTCCGTCCACATCCCTCTGCCCAATAAAGAGATGAGTCCCTGGTTCCAGTTCATGCTCGTCATCCTGCAGTTCGACATCGCTTTCAAAATGTACAACCAGATCG aggacgGAGCCATGGCCACTATAGATGTCAGCCTGGCCTACAGAGACGACACGGTGAGCGAGTGGACAGAGATGGCTCAATCTCTGGAGCAACGCAAACTAAGCTGTAACTTCACTACAGCTAAg ATCATAGAGAACGAGGGTCGCTACTACGAATGTGACCTCTTGCCTTTCATGGAGGTCGGCACTGTGTCCCATAAATACTACCTGGTGAACGTCAGGTTACCGGTGAACGAACGTAAGAAGGTGAACGTGGGAATAGGCGAGATCAAAGACATCCGCCTGGTG ggaATCCATCAAAATGGTGGCTTCACTAAGGTCTGGTTTGCCATGAAGACCTTCCTCACTCCCAGCATCCTCATCATCATGATCTGGTACTGGCGGAGGATCACCTTGATGACCAGACCGCCCGTCCTGCTGGAGAA GGTGATCTTTGCACTGGGGATCTCTATGACCTTCATCAACATACCAGTGGAGTGGTTCTCCATCGGATTCGACTGGACGTGGATGCTGCTGTTCGGAGACATTCGTCAAGGAATCTTCTACGCCATGCTCCTCTCCTTCTGGATTATCTTCTGTGGAGAACATCTCATG GACCAGACGGAGAGGAATCGCTTCTCCATGTACTGGAAGCAGGTGGGACCCATCGTCTTTGGCTCCTTCTGCCTCTTCATCTTCGATATGTGTGAGAG aggagTGCAACTGACCAACCCATTCTACAGCATCTGGGCTTCAGATGTTGGCACCGAACTGGCC ATGGCATTCATCATCGTGGCTGGAATATGCGCCTGcctctacttcctgttcctgtgCTTCATGGTGTTCCAGGTGTTCAGAAACATCAGCGGTAAAAGATCGTCTCTGCCGGCGATGACCAAAGCTCGCCGTCTGCATTACGAG GGTCTTATCTTCCGCTTTAAGTTCCTGATGTTGGTCACTCTGGCGTGTGCGGCCATGACcgtcatcttcttcatcatcagtcAG gtgaacGAGGGACACTGGCACTGGGGAGATTACACGGTTCAGATAAACAGCGCGTTCTTCACCGGGATTTACGGCATGTGGAACCTGTACGTGTTCGCCCTCATGTTCCTGTATGCGCCGTCACACAAACGCTACGGAGAAGAACAGTCCAGCG GAGATCAGGGAGGGAACAGTGGAGAGGACATCCAgctcaccaccaccatcacccaTGCTGACGGACCCACTGAGGTGTACAGAATGATGGGAAAGGAGTCGCAGGAATAG
- the scinlb gene encoding scinderin like b, which produces MVAHKEFATAGKTAGLQIWRIENLDLKPVPKNLHGNFYIGDAYLLLYTTTAPSYYIHMWLGDECSQDESGAAAIFATQLDDHLGGSPVQFREVQNNESIAFLGYFKSGIKYQKGGVASGFHHVVTNKVDVKRLLHLKGRRVIRATEVNFGWSSFNKGDCFIVDLGENIYQWMGSECNRFEKVKASMVAIDIRDNERNGRAKLCMVEEGSEPDQLIQALGPKTTIAPATPDDEHVEMSNKKKGALYLISDATSTMKTAVVAPSSPFKQEMLSLDDCYILDNGIDGNMFVWKGSKANTEERKAAMKVAQDFIKEKKYSSKTQIQVMPAGGETTLFKQFFSNWRDKDQTTGPSKAYTIGKIANVKQIPFDASTLHSNQSMAAQHNMVDDGSGKVQIWRVEDGARVAVDPSSYGQFYGGDCYIILYSYKQGSREQHIIYTWQGLKCTQDELAASAFLTVQLDDSMGGAPVQVRVTQGQEPPHLMSLFKGKPMIIHTGGTSRKGGQTKAGTTRLFHVRTSTAKATRAVEVSPCASKLNSNDVFVLKSPDSLYVWRGVGASDEEVTGAKFVVSFLGGKPIDVAEGKEPAGFWAALGGKKEYQSSTTLKNTIKPPRLFGCSNKSGRLTVEEVPGDFTQADLATDDVMLLDTWDQIFLWVGKDANEVEKTGAPKIAKDYVDTDPSGRRGIPITTIKQGTEPPTFTGWFQGWDANMWDTDPLEKIRARF; this is translated from the exons ATGGTGGCCCACAAGGAGTTCGCTACAGCCGGGAAGACAGCTGGTCTGCAGATTTGGCGTATAGAGAACCTGGACCTCAAACCTGTTCCCAAGAACCTGCATGGAAACTTCTACATCGGAGATGCCTACCTGTTACTGTACACCACAACTGCTCCATCCTACTACATCCACATGTGGCTGG GAGATGAGTGCTCGCAGGACGAGAGCGGCGCCGCGGCCATCTTTGCCACACAGCTGGACGATCATCTGGGCGGCAGCCCGGTGCAGTTCCGTGAGGTCCAGAATAACGAATCCATCGCTTTCCTGGGATACTTCAAGTCGGGCATTAAGTATCAG AAAGGTGGTGTTGCTTCTGGTTTCCATCACGTGGTGACTAACAAAGTGGATGTGAAGCGTTTGCTGCATTTGAAGGGACGGAGAGTGATCAGAGCCACAGAAGTGAACTTTGGCTGGTCCAGCTTTAATAAGGGCGACTGCTTCATCGTGGACCTGGGAGAG AACATCTACCAGTGGATGGGCAGCGAGTGTAACCGCTTCGAGAAGGTGAAGGCGTCTATGGTGGCCATCGACATCCGCGATAACGAGCGCAACGGAAGAGCCAAGCTGTGCATGGTGGAGGAAGGATCAGAACCAGATCAGCTTATTCAA GCTCTCGGCCCCAAAACGACCATCGCTCCTGCCACACCTGATGACGAACATGTCGAGATGTCCAACAAGAAAAAGGGGGCATTGTACCTG ATCTCAGACGCCACCAGCACCATGAAGACGGCCGTGGTGGCTCCTTCCAGTCCGTTCAAGCAGGAAATGCTGTCGCTCGATGACTGCTACATCCTGGACAACGGCATTGATGGCAACATGTTTGTGTGGAAAG GTTCAAAGGCTAACACAGAGGAGCGCAAGGCAGCCATGAAAGTGGCTCAGGATTTcattaaagagaagaaatactCCAGTAAAACACAG ATCCAGGTGATGCCTGCAGGGGGCGAGACAACGCTCTTCAAGCAGTTCTTCTCTAACTGGAGAGATAAGGACCAGACGACGGGCCCCAGTAAAGCGTACACCATCGGCAAGATCGCAAATGTGAAGCAGATTCCCTTCGACGCCTCCACGCTGCACTCCAACCAGTCCATGGCGGCGCAGCACAACATGGTGGACGACGGCTCCGGGAAGGTTCAG atctggCGTGTGGAGGACGGAGCGCGTGTCGCCGTGGATCCTTCTTCTTACGGTCAGTTCTACGGAGGCGACTGTTACATCATCCTGTACAGCTATAAACAGGGCAGCCGAGAGCAGCACATCATCTACACCTG GCAAGGACTAAAGTGCACTCAGGACGAGCTGGCTGCCTCAGCCTTCCTCACCGTGCAGCTGGACGACTCCATGGGCGGAGCTCCTGTccag GTTCGTGTCACTCAGGGTCAGGAGCCTCCTCACCTGATGAGCTTGTTTAAAGGGAAGCCCATGATCATCCACACTGGAGGGACGTCACGTAAAGGTGGGCAGACGAAGGCGGGAACCACACGTCTCTTCCACGTACGCACCAGCACTGCCAAAGCCACTCGGGCTGTAGAG gtgaGCCCATGTGCCTCCAAACTCAACTCCAACGACGTTTTTGTGCTGAAGTCTCCTGATTCTCTGTACGTGTGGCGGGGCGTCGGTGCCAGCGACGAGGAAGTTACAGGTGCCAAATTCGTCGTCAGCTTCCTGGGAGGGAAACCCATCGATGTAGCCGAGGGAAAAGAGCCAG CTGGATTCTGGGCCGCTCTGGGAGGGAAGAAGGAATATCAGTCTTCCACAACCCTGAAGAACACCATCAAACCCCCTCGTCTGTTTGGCTGCTCCAACAAGTCCGGCCGGCtcacg GTCGAGGAGGTTCCTGGAGACTTCACCCAGGCTGATTTAGCCACCGATGATGTCATGCTGCTGGACACTTGGGATCAG ATCTTCCTGTGGGTGGGCAAGGACGCTAACGAGGTGGAAAAGACCGGAGCTCCAAAAATCG CTAAAGACTACGTGGACACAGACCCGTCCGGCCGGCGCGGTATccccatcaccaccatcaaACAAGGCACCGAGCCTCCGACCTTCACAGGCTGGTTCCAGGGCTGGGACGCCAACATGTGGGACACCGACCCTCTGGAGAAAATCCGTGCTCGCTTTTAA